One Edaphobacter flagellatus genomic region harbors:
- a CDS encoding lysophospholipid acyltransferase family protein, whose protein sequence is MNQPLESEFQPMEAPRAPAFYRWLTYIFLIPLMMLSTAFFGSLSLICGLWDKSGRQQHFIAHVWARSFLILSLSPITLTNREKLHLHETAVYAVNHLSYYDTPVLFAKLPFQFRILAKQGLWKIPFIGWYLHRSGQVPIDQSTSRNAVASLNRGVQTLKSGLPLVIFPEGGRAPDGIPKPFVAGAAFMAIKAQVPIVPITLIGTYELLPIHTYHLYPRPIQIIVGDPIPTVGLTTRDADALTQQVRNIITETYLQNHPSNR, encoded by the coding sequence ATGAACCAGCCGCTTGAATCGGAGTTTCAGCCTATGGAGGCACCACGCGCCCCGGCCTTCTACCGCTGGCTGACGTACATCTTTCTGATCCCGCTGATGATGTTGTCGACGGCTTTTTTCGGCTCGCTCTCGCTGATCTGCGGTCTATGGGACAAGTCGGGGCGTCAGCAGCACTTTATCGCGCACGTCTGGGCGCGAAGCTTCCTGATCCTCTCGCTTTCGCCCATCACCCTGACCAACCGCGAGAAGCTTCACCTGCACGAGACTGCTGTTTACGCAGTCAATCACCTCAGCTATTACGACACGCCGGTACTCTTCGCGAAGCTGCCCTTTCAGTTCCGCATCCTGGCGAAGCAGGGGCTCTGGAAGATTCCTTTCATCGGCTGGTATCTCCATCGTTCGGGGCAGGTTCCCATCGACCAGTCGACATCGCGCAACGCGGTCGCCAGCCTGAATCGTGGCGTGCAGACGCTCAAATCCGGCCTGCCACTGGTTATCTTTCCCGAAGGAGGACGCGCGCCCGACGGTATTCCCAAGCCCTTCGTTGCGGGAGCGGCCTTCATGGCCATCAAGGCGCAGGTGCCTATTGTGCCCATCACGCTGATCGGCACCTATGAGCTGCTGCCCATCCACACCTACCACCTCTATCCGCGGCCTATCCAGATCATCGTCGGCGATCCTATTCCGACCGTCGGGCTGACGACCCGCGACGCAGACGCTTTGACCCAGCAGGTACGCAACATCATCACGGAGACCTATCTCCAGAACCATCCTTCCAACCGCTAA
- a CDS encoding aldo/keto reductase family oxidoreductase, which produces MSKQTNSAPAANAGGTFTFPGTSFTVNRMGYGAMQLAGPHVFGPPRDRKEALAVLREAIDSGVNHIDTSDFYGPHVTNQVIREALHPYGEGLLLVTKVGARRGSDGSWILDSSRQCLVDSVHDNLRNLGLERLDVVNLRVGGVAAPTEGSIEEPFTVLAELQQQGLIRHLGLSNITAAQLAEAQKIAPVVGAQNFYNVAHRQDDSLIDALNTQGIAYIPFFPLGGFSPLQSSTLDSVAAAAGATPMQIALAWLLHRSPNILLIPGTSSRGHLRENIAAAALALSPETLATLDTIAASHPSNVH; this is translated from the coding sequence ATGAGCAAGCAGACGAACTCCGCACCTGCAGCAAACGCCGGTGGAACCTTTACCTTTCCCGGCACGTCCTTCACCGTCAACCGCATGGGCTATGGAGCGATGCAGCTTGCGGGACCGCATGTGTTCGGTCCTCCGCGTGACCGCAAGGAAGCCCTAGCTGTGCTGCGCGAGGCCATCGACAGCGGCGTGAACCATATCGATACGAGCGACTTCTACGGTCCGCATGTCACGAACCAGGTTATCCGGGAGGCGCTGCACCCGTATGGAGAGGGGCTTTTGCTTGTCACCAAGGTTGGTGCCCGACGCGGCAGCGATGGCTCGTGGATCCTCGACTCGTCGCGCCAATGCCTTGTCGACAGCGTGCATGACAATCTGCGCAACCTGGGGCTGGAGCGGCTTGATGTCGTGAACCTGCGTGTCGGCGGAGTTGCAGCCCCCACGGAAGGCTCGATTGAAGAGCCCTTTACGGTGCTGGCCGAGCTGCAGCAGCAGGGACTGATCCGGCATCTCGGCCTTTCGAACATTACTGCGGCACAGCTTGCCGAGGCGCAGAAGATCGCACCGGTCGTGGGTGCGCAGAACTTCTACAACGTGGCGCATCGCCAGGACGACAGCCTGATCGACGCGCTCAACACGCAGGGGATCGCCTATATCCCGTTCTTCCCGTTGGGAGGCTTTTCGCCGCTGCAGTCGTCCACGCTGGATTCAGTCGCTGCCGCTGCTGGAGCGACCCCCATGCAGATTGCGCTGGCGTGGCTGCTGCACCGCTCGCCGAACATCCTTCTGATTCCGGGGACTTCGTCGCGTGGCCATCTGCGCGAGAACATTGCCGCTGCCGCGCTAGCACTGTCGCCGGAGACGCTGGCGACACTCGATACCATCGCTGCGTCGCACCCGAGCAATGTCCATTGA
- a CDS encoding bifunctional folylpolyglutamate synthase/dihydrofolate synthase: MSYTAAVDHLFARGLELAPTTSSAPRRKFDLAHMRTLAMALGDPQKSFPSILIAGTNGKGSTAATLASILTAAGYRTGLYTSPHLSRVNERMQIDGQPIPDDDFARLYFQVDSAAETLVDEGGLPHHPSFFETLTALAFLYFAEQKIDIAVLEVGLGGRLDATNIVDPLISILTDISLDHQDYLGNTIAEITREKAGILRPHGTLITLPQHPEANQAIGEVAATLNLHAISATRYTPPAEKLVAQAASSTASEATTLLPRNRYALTLNHQPLHVDSPLIGQHQQRNIALAIAAADELRNPTGYNMLKSNPKSYKISTGAIEKGIRDTRWPGRLELLELVDSAPLLIDVAHNPAGAWTLRSVIAHLPESQPRTLIFSCLRDKDLREMAQILLPLFDADPNSGAARLHDHILFAPINSPRATPLDELMAVARELEIPASTASSVAEALAEARRITPHEGMIVATGSVYLVGELRTLALNGGAATA, translated from the coding sequence ATGTCTTACACAGCGGCGGTCGATCACCTCTTTGCGCGGGGTCTGGAGCTGGCTCCCACTACCTCGTCGGCACCGCGCCGCAAGTTCGATCTGGCCCACATGCGTACCCTGGCGATGGCCCTGGGTGACCCCCAGAAGTCTTTTCCTTCCATACTGATCGCCGGAACCAATGGCAAGGGGTCGACCGCGGCTACGCTGGCCAGCATACTTACCGCCGCGGGGTATCGTACCGGGCTGTACACCTCGCCGCATCTTTCGCGGGTGAACGAGCGGATGCAGATCGATGGACAGCCTATCCCGGACGACGACTTCGCGCGGTTGTACTTCCAGGTGGATTCGGCAGCCGAAACGCTGGTGGACGAAGGCGGGTTGCCGCATCACCCCAGCTTCTTCGAGACCCTCACGGCGCTTGCCTTCCTTTACTTTGCCGAGCAAAAGATCGATATCGCGGTGCTTGAGGTTGGACTGGGCGGGCGTCTCGACGCGACGAACATTGTCGATCCGCTGATCTCCATCCTTACGGACATCTCGCTCGACCATCAGGACTACCTGGGCAACACCATCGCCGAGATTACGCGCGAGAAGGCGGGTATCCTGCGCCCGCACGGCACGCTTATCACGCTGCCGCAGCATCCTGAGGCGAACCAGGCGATCGGTGAAGTGGCCGCCACGCTGAACCTGCATGCCATCAGCGCGACACGCTATACGCCGCCTGCAGAAAAACTGGTTGCGCAGGCCGCGTCTTCCACTGCATCGGAGGCGACGACCCTCCTTCCGCGCAATCGCTATGCGCTCACGCTCAACCATCAGCCTCTGCATGTCGATTCGCCCCTGATCGGCCAGCACCAGCAGCGCAACATTGCGCTGGCTATTGCCGCGGCGGATGAATTACGTAACCCAACCGGTTACAACATGCTGAAAAGCAACCCAAAGAGTTACAAAATATCGACCGGGGCCATCGAAAAGGGAATTCGGGATACGCGCTGGCCCGGGCGGCTGGAGCTGCTGGAGCTTGTCGACTCTGCCCCGCTGTTGATCGATGTTGCGCACAACCCCGCCGGAGCATGGACGCTGCGCTCGGTGATTGCGCACCTGCCGGAGTCGCAGCCGCGCACGCTTATCTTCTCGTGCCTGCGGGACAAGGACCTGCGCGAGATGGCGCAGATTCTGCTGCCGCTTTTCGACGCCGATCCGAACAGCGGCGCCGCTCGTCTGCATGACCATATTCTTTTTGCGCCGATCAACAGCCCGCGTGCTACGCCGCTCGATGAGCTGATGGCTGTGGCGCGCGAGCTTGAGATTCCAGCCTCGACTGCATCCTCGGTCGCCGAGGCGCTGGCTGAGGCCCGCCGCATTACTCCGCACGAGGGCATGATCGTTGCCACCGGCTCGGTCTACCTTGTGGGCGAGCTGCGCACTCTCGCCCTCAACGGAGGCGCAGCGACCGCATGA
- a CDS encoding transporter — translation MMPGMRRFAYWLLLLALTFEVRAQECGKGAASISIGTDRPQVTNSSIVVPCGSLQFENGFLETGGGGQRTFDLPETSVRLGVAKRTELRLTAPDYFFNQSTASGQADGFSDLVVGLKQQLGPTWGKFDISVIPSVSFPSGADRISSHGYDPFVQVPWSRALSSTWTVAGMFSAMWPTNGARRNVTGQSSVYFDRQITPPWDAYVEYSGLFPQRGTPQHAIDFGTAYKPSPHQQLDLHCSFGLSAAAPDHSIGVGYSVRFQVFGAKK, via the coding sequence ATGATGCCCGGCATGCGGCGCTTTGCCTACTGGCTTCTTCTGCTCGCGCTCACTTTTGAGGTAAGAGCCCAGGAGTGTGGCAAGGGAGCCGCATCCATCTCCATTGGGACTGACCGGCCACAGGTCACCAACTCGAGCATCGTCGTGCCTTGCGGAAGCCTTCAGTTCGAAAATGGGTTTCTTGAAACTGGCGGAGGAGGCCAGCGAACGTTCGATCTGCCGGAGACCTCGGTTCGTTTGGGCGTCGCTAAACGGACAGAACTACGTCTTACCGCGCCAGATTACTTCTTCAACCAGAGCACCGCGTCGGGGCAAGCCGATGGTTTCAGCGACCTGGTTGTCGGCTTGAAGCAGCAGCTTGGACCTACCTGGGGCAAGTTCGACATCTCCGTGATTCCGTCAGTCAGCTTCCCTTCTGGCGCGGACCGTATCTCCAGCCATGGCTACGATCCCTTCGTACAGGTGCCGTGGTCTCGCGCGCTAAGCTCCACATGGACGGTTGCCGGTATGTTTTCGGCGATGTGGCCGACGAATGGAGCGCGGCGGAATGTGACGGGGCAATCGAGCGTCTACTTCGACCGTCAGATTACCCCGCCCTGGGATGCCTACGTCGAGTACTCCGGGCTTTTTCCGCAGCGCGGAACACCGCAACACGCCATCGACTTCGGCACGGCCTACAAGCCCTCACCGCATCAGCAACTCGACCTGCACTGCAGCTTCGGGCTTTCTGCCGCTGCACCTGACCACT
- a CDS encoding YncE family protein, with translation MRNTERIVLALSLLAGTLPVLAQTAWKVEKTMHIGGTGGFDYITVDSASHRLFVPRSTHTQVIDADSGKLLGDIPGQKTSHGVAFVPEANRGFITDGGGDGAILVFDLKTYAVLGKLAAQPDADGIIYDRATGLVLAVSGDKGVLMTFKPTIDPTSGKIDATIDLGGAPEFLATDGNGKAYINLQDKNEVAVVDLKARKVVARWPVAPGGAPVGMSIDGKGKHLFIGCRKPAKMIVLSTETGKVVADLPIGEGVDATKAYGGQAFASARDGSLTVVGEVSGKFVVAQSLKTAYGAKTMDVDPATHRIYLPTAEFEQPAAGTSGRPKAKPDSFEIIVVSR, from the coding sequence ATGCGAAATACCGAACGTATCGTCCTCGCCCTGTCGTTGCTGGCCGGCACTCTGCCGGTGCTGGCACAAACCGCCTGGAAGGTCGAAAAGACCATGCACATCGGCGGCACGGGAGGATTCGATTACATCACTGTCGACTCCGCCAGCCACCGCCTCTTCGTTCCGCGCTCGACGCATACCCAGGTGATCGATGCCGACTCGGGCAAGCTGCTGGGCGATATCCCCGGCCAGAAGACGTCGCACGGCGTGGCTTTTGTTCCCGAGGCGAACCGCGGCTTCATCACGGACGGCGGCGGTGACGGCGCCATCCTTGTCTTCGACCTCAAGACGTATGCCGTGCTCGGCAAGCTGGCGGCGCAGCCGGACGCCGATGGCATCATCTATGACCGCGCTACGGGACTCGTCCTCGCTGTCTCGGGCGACAAGGGCGTGCTGATGACCTTCAAGCCTACGATCGATCCCACAAGCGGCAAGATCGACGCCACCATCGACCTGGGCGGAGCGCCGGAGTTTCTCGCCACGGACGGCAACGGTAAGGCCTACATTAACCTGCAGGACAAGAACGAAGTCGCAGTGGTCGATCTGAAGGCCCGCAAGGTGGTCGCGCGCTGGCCCGTTGCTCCTGGTGGAGCGCCGGTCGGTATGTCGATCGATGGGAAGGGCAAGCATCTCTTTATCGGCTGCCGTAAGCCCGCAAAGATGATCGTCCTCAGCACCGAGACGGGCAAGGTGGTCGCGGATCTGCCTATCGGCGAAGGTGTGGATGCAACGAAGGCCTACGGCGGCCAGGCCTTTGCCAGCGCACGCGACGGCTCGCTCACAGTTGTCGGCGAAGTCTCAGGGAAGTTCGTTGTCGCGCAGAGTCTGAAGACGGCCTATGGTGCAAAGACGATGGATGTCGACCCGGCTACGCACAGGATCTACCTGCCTACGGCGGAGTTCGAGCAGCCTGCCGCAGGCACAAGCGGCCGTCCGAAGGCCAAGCCGGACTCGTTTGAGATCATCGTGGTTTCGCGCTGA
- the thrS gene encoding threonine--tRNA ligase, whose amino-acid sequence MSEQMMKVQLPDGSVREVARGTTPYDIAMSISPRLAAAVVVARIRPLAVPAPAGETAEDEATETQSEAGMYSSSAETGERLVDLSAPLNEDVALELLKETDAAALKVVRHSAAHVMATAILELFPETKLGHGPATDSGFFYDVYRETPFSEADLAAIEARMAEVVARDEKFVREHESREKGLTDYSAQGEFMKVHFIERFTRPGDEISLYKNGNFADFCRGPHVPSTGRVKAFKVTSVAGAYWLGDEKNQQLQRVYGTAFFNAKDMEAHFKRLEEIKARDHRVLGKQLDLFSIQEVAGAGLIFWHPKGGLIRKTMEDWMRDECIRRGYEMVFTPHIMRRELWKISGHEANYAQNMYPPMELDDAEYRLKPMNCPGHILIYKNSPKSYRDLPQRYAELGNVYRYERSGTMHGLLRVRGFTQDDAHIFCTPEQIEDEIAACVEFADEVLKAFGFAEFKVELSTWDPKDPAFIGGAEQWDRANSSLTRVLERKNIPYKVIPGEAAFYGPKIDIKLVDVLGRLWQLSTVQFDWNLPERFELEYTGEDGEKHRPVMVHRALFGSVERFFGVLIEHYAGAFPMWLAPVQIGLVPISSDKHLDYARTVKAKLEAAGLRVELDERNDPMKAKIRDFAMQKVPFVLVMGDKEAASEAVSVRTRGKGDEGSVPLSIFIDRAKTLVASRGTGL is encoded by the coding sequence ATGAGTGAACAGATGATGAAGGTCCAGCTTCCCGATGGGTCGGTGCGCGAGGTCGCTCGCGGTACCACTCCGTATGACATTGCGATGAGCATCTCGCCGCGCCTGGCGGCAGCGGTCGTCGTCGCGCGGATTCGTCCGCTGGCCGTGCCTGCCCCTGCAGGCGAAACGGCCGAAGACGAGGCAACGGAGACCCAGTCCGAGGCAGGCATGTACTCCTCGTCTGCAGAGACGGGGGAGCGCCTGGTGGACCTCTCAGCCCCATTGAATGAGGATGTTGCGCTGGAGCTGCTCAAGGAAACCGACGCGGCAGCACTGAAAGTAGTGCGCCACTCCGCCGCGCACGTCATGGCGACGGCCATCCTCGAGCTGTTCCCCGAAACGAAGCTCGGCCACGGTCCCGCAACCGATTCAGGCTTCTTCTACGACGTCTATCGCGAGACTCCATTTTCCGAAGCCGACCTGGCTGCGATCGAAGCCCGCATGGCAGAAGTCGTCGCGCGCGACGAGAAGTTCGTACGCGAGCACGAATCGCGCGAGAAGGGCCTCACCGACTACTCCGCGCAGGGCGAGTTCATGAAGGTGCACTTCATCGAGCGCTTTACCAGGCCCGGCGACGAAATCTCGCTCTATAAAAACGGCAACTTCGCCGACTTCTGTCGCGGCCCGCATGTGCCTTCCACAGGTCGCGTCAAGGCGTTCAAGGTAACAAGCGTTGCAGGCGCGTACTGGCTCGGCGACGAAAAGAACCAGCAACTGCAGCGTGTCTACGGCACCGCCTTCTTCAATGCGAAGGACATGGAGGCCCACTTCAAGCGCCTCGAGGAGATCAAGGCGCGCGATCATCGCGTGCTCGGCAAGCAGCTCGACCTGTTCTCCATTCAGGAGGTCGCCGGCGCCGGTCTGATCTTCTGGCATCCGAAGGGTGGGCTCATCCGCAAGACGATGGAAGACTGGATGCGCGATGAATGTATCCGTCGCGGTTACGAAATGGTCTTCACCCCGCACATCATGCGGCGCGAGCTCTGGAAGATCTCCGGCCACGAGGCCAACTACGCGCAGAACATGTATCCGCCGATGGAACTCGACGACGCCGAGTACCGGCTCAAGCCGATGAACTGCCCCGGCCACATCCTCATCTACAAAAATTCGCCGAAGAGTTATCGCGATCTACCGCAGCGCTACGCAGAGCTGGGCAACGTCTATCGCTACGAGCGCAGCGGCACGATGCACGGCCTCCTCCGTGTCCGCGGCTTCACGCAGGACGACGCGCACATCTTCTGCACCCCGGAGCAGATCGAAGACGAGATTGCAGCCTGCGTGGAGTTCGCCGACGAGGTGCTGAAGGCGTTTGGGTTTGCGGAGTTCAAGGTTGAGCTTTCCACCTGGGACCCGAAGGACCCTGCATTCATCGGCGGCGCCGAGCAGTGGGACCGCGCCAACAGCTCGCTCACCCGCGTGCTGGAGCGCAAGAACATTCCGTATAAGGTCATCCCCGGCGAAGCCGCCTTCTATGGCCCCAAGATCGACATCAAGCTCGTCGACGTGCTGGGCCGCCTCTGGCAGCTCTCAACCGTTCAGTTCGACTGGAACCTTCCCGAGCGCTTCGAGCTCGAGTACACCGGCGAGGACGGCGAAAAACACCGCCCCGTCATGGTGCATCGCGCTCTGTTCGGTTCGGTGGAGCGCTTCTTCGGTGTGCTCATCGAGCACTACGCCGGCGCATTCCCCATGTGGCTCGCTCCGGTGCAAATCGGCCTGGTGCCCATCTCGTCGGACAAGCATCTCGATTACGCGCGCACGGTCAAGGCAAAGCTTGAAGCCGCAGGCCTGCGCGTCGAGCTCGACGAGCGCAACGATCCGATGAAGGCAAAGATTCGCGACTTCGCCATGCAGAAGGTTCCCTTCGTCCTCGTCATGGGCGACAAGGAAGCAGCCAGCGAAGCCGTCAGCGTGCGCACGCGCGGCAAGGGCGATGAGGGCTCCGTACCGCTCAGCATATTCATCGATCGTGCAAAGACGCTCGTAGCCAGCCGTGGCACAGGACTGTAG
- a CDS encoding TetR/AcrR family transcriptional regulator: MAKSTKPQLEPRKSPVQARSAASVEAIREATIQVLLAVGKEHLTTTKVAHRAGVSVGTLYQYFPNKSSLLQAVLKAHLDFVYGTTISACDKIRGLPLVEMTDRLVTAFLEAKMQCAETSRALYFVSDDLGAMQVVREYGERGIRSIAAMLATAPEPLRVDAQIIASTLIGAMAGVSRRMIESGRVSPRTMQAMRHELVVMVRAYAQACTG; this comes from the coding sequence TTGGCCAAGAGCACAAAGCCGCAGTTGGAACCGCGTAAATCGCCTGTGCAGGCGCGGTCTGCCGCCAGCGTAGAGGCCATTCGCGAGGCCACTATTCAGGTTTTGCTCGCAGTCGGTAAAGAGCACCTGACGACCACCAAAGTCGCCCACCGCGCCGGAGTCTCCGTAGGCACGCTGTATCAGTACTTTCCCAACAAAAGTTCGCTGCTGCAGGCAGTCTTGAAGGCGCATCTGGACTTTGTCTACGGCACAACGATCAGCGCCTGCGACAAAATCAGGGGCCTCCCCCTGGTAGAGATGACAGATCGGCTGGTGACAGCCTTTCTTGAGGCCAAGATGCAGTGCGCGGAGACGAGCCGTGCGCTGTACTTTGTGAGCGACGATCTCGGCGCCATGCAGGTCGTGCGCGAGTACGGCGAGCGTGGCATACGTTCGATTGCCGCCATGCTGGCCACCGCGCCCGAGCCCCTCCGCGTAGATGCGCAGATCATCGCTTCCACGCTGATCGGGGCAATGGCCGGCGTGAGCCGCAGGATGATCGAGTCCGGACGGGTATCGCCCAGAACGATGCAGGCGATGCGTCACGAGCTGGTTGTGATGGTCCGGGCCTATGCGCAGGCATGCACCGGTTAA
- a CDS encoding NUDIX domain-containing protein yields the protein MAKRQKSAGLLMYRRHEGTLEVFLVHPGGPFWAKKDAGAWTIPKGEYGDDEEPLAAAMREFTEETGFAVGQPTFIELGTVTQASGKVVSGWAFEGDCDPTELISNRCVIEWPPRSGRRMEIPEADRGAWFSLDEAARRINQGQQLFLSRLAAAI from the coding sequence ATGGCAAAGCGGCAAAAGAGTGCGGGGCTTTTGATGTACCGTCGGCACGAGGGCACGCTGGAGGTGTTTCTGGTGCATCCGGGTGGACCCTTCTGGGCGAAGAAGGATGCGGGTGCATGGACGATTCCCAAGGGCGAGTACGGCGATGACGAAGAGCCGCTTGCCGCGGCGATGCGCGAGTTTACGGAAGAGACAGGCTTCGCCGTTGGGCAGCCGACGTTCATCGAGCTTGGCACGGTAACGCAGGCCAGCGGCAAGGTGGTTTCTGGCTGGGCGTTCGAGGGTGACTGCGATCCTACGGAGCTTATCAGCAATCGTTGCGTGATCGAGTGGCCACCACGCAGCGGCCGCAGGATGGAGATTCCTGAGGCCGATCGCGGGGCATGGTTCTCTCTGGACGAGGCCGCAAGGCGCATCAACCAGGGCCAGCAACTGTTTCTTTCGCGGCTTGCCGCCGCCATCTAG
- a CDS encoding SRPBCC domain-containing protein: MASTTVSRIVRASRSAIYTVCLDPAALARWRVPDNMTAEVHEFHPHVGGTYRMSLTYIDPSQSPGGKTNSSTDTFTGRFVELVPDRRIVEQVEFVSSDPRFAGQMTTTTSLDDDPEGTRVTILCEGIPSGIRPEDNELGCTLALRNLARLVER, from the coding sequence ATGGCATCGACCACCGTCTCCAGAATCGTCCGCGCCAGCCGTTCAGCGATCTATACCGTCTGCCTTGACCCGGCGGCACTCGCGCGATGGCGTGTGCCGGACAACATGACGGCCGAGGTCCATGAGTTCCACCCGCACGTGGGCGGCACCTACCGCATGTCACTCACGTACATTGACCCCAGCCAATCACCCGGCGGCAAGACGAACAGCTCTACCGACACCTTCACCGGTCGCTTTGTCGAACTGGTACCCGACCGGAGAATTGTCGAGCAGGTCGAGTTCGTGTCATCTGACCCGCGGTTCGCCGGCCAGATGACCACCACCACCAGCCTCGACGACGATCCCGAGGGAACCCGGGTGACCATCCTCTGCGAAGGCATTCCGTCCGGCATCCGCCCCGAGGACAATGAGCTGGGCTGCACTCTGGCGCTGCGCAACCTGGCCAGGCTGGTCGAGCGGTAG